CAGTACCTGCCCCTGCGGATCAGGAAAGAAGTTTAAACGCTGTTGTCTGCAGGTAAGTTGACTGTTGAGAATTACAGTTCTCTTTCTGAGGTTTTTCGCCAGAGAAACACGATCACAAGACAGATCAGCAGAGATACCGCTGCAAGCGCATAGAAAACACATTCTATCCCCCAGTGCAGCTTTATCATTTTGATTATTTTAACACTCAGCGCCCCAACCCCAAAGGTGAGAATAAATTTCATACCATAAGCTGAACTGATGAGCTTTGGAGGAGTAAGTCTTGCTACGAGCGTATTTTCGATAGGCTGCATGCCCAGGAGAAAAAAACCATGGAGAATGGCAAAAAAGATTAATGGTATATTAGCCGTAAGGGCCATCCCTATTGCCGCTGGAATGGTAATCGCGTGGAATAAAAAATAACTGCCCCGAAGATCATATTTTTCTCCGACCATACCACCGAAAAACTGACCAGCCATACCACCGATATAAATAATGGAGGTAAAAAGTGTCGCCGTTACATTGGCAGATCCCATTCCTCCGGTCAGACGGGTGAGGAAGTCAAAAAGTCCACCGTTTTTCAGCTCAAAATAAGACGGCAGGGTAACGGATGTCCCACGATAAACTATTCCTCCAAGCATCATGGCCACCAGAAGAATATAAAAAGGGGTCCAGGATGAAAACGAATTCACCTTGACCGGAACAGAATGCTTTTTTCCCCCTCCTCCGGTCACCCCGGCCCTGCCGGGAAGTAGAAAGACCAGCCCCAGAAGATTCATTCCACTCACAACAATGTATAGTGTATCTATACTGTAAAAATAATTTATAATTCCGGCAATAAATGGCGCGGCCGCAAGACCCAGGTTGCCAAACATCCCGTTTATTGCCATGGCAGTACTGGTTTTTTCTGTTTCTCTTGCAATCCAGCCAAGGCCTGCCGGATGATAAATACCTGAAAACAAACCTGTTCCTGCCAGAGCAAAGCTGAAGAGAGCAGGTCTATCAATACACATGGCTGCCCCGAATGCACAAACCGCTGCTCCCAGATGAAAGACGGAAAGCAGTTTCCTCGGTCCGAACCGATCCGCAAGAAATCCCCACGGAAGTGCCGACAATCCAAAAAGAAGATACATCAGAAAAGACAGACCAAGGGTGTCAGCCATCTCGAGCCCCAGCCTTGCCGAGAGTGGTAACAGCACCGCTGGAAAAACCAT
The DNA window shown above is from Desulfomarina profundi and carries:
- a CDS encoding MFS transporter; the protein is MTKRERSLLIVACYGHFMSHFNMMVFPAVLLPLSARLGLEMADTLGLSFLMYLLFGLSALPWGFLADRFGPRKLLSVFHLGAAVCAFGAAMCIDRPALFSFALAGTGLFSGIYHPAGLGWIARETEKTSTAMAINGMFGNLGLAAAPFIAGIINYFYSIDTLYIVVSGMNLLGLVFLLPGRAGVTGGGGKKHSVPVKVNSFSSWTPFYILLVAMMLGGIVYRGTSVTLPSYFELKNGGLFDFLTRLTGGMGSANVTATLFTSIIYIGGMAGQFFGGMVGEKYDLRGSYFLFHAITIPAAIGMALTANIPLIFFAILHGFFLLGMQPIENTLVARLTPPKLISSAYGMKFILTFGVGALSVKIIKMIKLHWGIECVFYALAAVSLLICLVIVFLWRKTSEREL